Proteins from a single region of Chroicocephalus ridibundus unplaced genomic scaffold, bChrRid1.1 SCAFFOLD_332, whole genome shotgun sequence:
- the LOC134509443 gene encoding mucin-3A-like translates to MTTTTNAGQCQNGGTWLGTHCKCPDGYEGTYCQYAKETIELKDVTVNATVEMKAKIDNRNFTEDLKNKTSAAYRDFEKEFKEQMRKVYERLEGYQDVEIHELTNGSILVNYTVLLKVLVSATVNATVETISQNLVKAINNNTFCNSSCVGADCDFCFNSNFTNITSYEVNGVESSLCDNYIVEELKPYYTLLITNTSVFCVSVCDKRSPDPHNCVHGKCIVMLSGPQCECSDQSAFWYQDSMCSSRISKIGVAVGVPVTVLVVTIAIFTVLLVRAKRQKDDYRLS, encoded by the exons ATGACCACCACCACCAATGCAG GTCAATGCCAGAACGGGGGCACCTGGCTTGGCACCCATTGCAAATGTCCTGATGGTTATGAGGGCACGTACTGCCAGTATGCCAAGGAAACCATCGAGCTCAAAGATG TAACGGTGAATGCAACGGTGGAGATGAAGGCGAAGATTGACAACAGGAATTTCACAGAAGACCTGAAAAATAAGACCTCTGCAGCTTACCGAGATTTTGAGAAGGAATTCAAGGAGCAG ATGAGGAAGGTTTACGAACGTTTAGAGGGCTACCAGGATGTGGAGATCCACGAACTGAC CAACGGCAGCATTCTGGTGAACTACACCGTCCTCCTGAAGGTGCTCGTCAGCGCCACAGTGAACGCTACGGTGGAGACCATCTCCCAAAACCTCGTCAAAGCCATCAATAACAACAccttctgcaacagcagctgcGTAGGAGCCGACT GTGATTTCTGTTTCAACTCCAACTTCACCAACATCACCAGCTACGAGGTGAACGGGGTTGAAAGCA GTCTGTGCGACAATTACATCGTGGAGGAGCTCAAGCCCTACTACACCCTGCTCATCACCAACACCAGCGTCTTCTGCGTTAGCGTATGTGACAAACGATCTCCTGATCCTCACAACTGCGTCCACGGCAAGTGCATCGTGATGCTCTCGGGACCACAGTGCGA GTGCTCGGACCAGTCGGCGTTCTGGTACCAAGACAGCATGTGCAGCTCACGGATCAGCAAGATCGGGGTGGCCGTAGGGGTACCGGTGACCGTGTTGGTGGTGACCATCGCCATCTTCACCGTCCTCCTGGTGCGGGCTAAGAGGCAGAAGGACGACTACAG GCTCAGTTGA
- the LOC134509444 gene encoding mucin-2-like, with the protein TATMTTSTSTSPTTTGTSTTTLGTSTFPSSTPITTSTDTTTSTDTFTSTPTMTTSTSQSPTTTGTSTTTLGTSTFPSSTPITTSTDTTPTSTTGTSTPTTISMVTSPSTTSVVTTATTTMTTSTSTSPTTTGTSTTTLGTSTFPSSTPITTSTDTTPTSTTGTSTPSTISRVTSPSTTSVVTTATSSSETSTSRSTSETSTAASTAATSTDTFTPTATMTTSTSTSPTTTGTSTSRVTWPSTTSVVTTASTTSVVTTATSSSETSTSRSTMTTSTSTSPTTTGTSTTTLGTSTHPSSTPITTSTDTTPTSTTETSTPTTISMVTSPSTTSVVTTATSSSETSTSRSTSETSTAASTAATTTDTFAPTATMTTSTSQSPTTTSTSTTTLGTSTFPSSTPITTSTDTTPTSTTGTSTPTTISRVTSPSTTSVVTSATSSSETSTSRSTSETSTLGTSTFPSSTPITTSTDTTPTPSTTSVVTTATSSSEISTSRSTSETSTAASTAATSTSQSPTTTSTSTTTLGTSTFPSATSTDTFAPTATMTTSTSQSPTTTSTSTTTLGTSTFPSSTPITTSTDTTPTSTTETSTPTTISMVTSPSTTSVVTTATSSSETSTSRSTSETSTAASTDATSTDTFAPTATMTTSTSQSPTTTSTSTTTLGTSTFPSPTPITTSTDTTPTSTTETSTPTTTFTPTATMTTSTSQSPTTTSTSTTTLGTTSTAATSTDTFTPTATMTTSTSQSPTTTGTSTTTLGTTTMTTSTSESPTTTSTSTTTLGTSTFPSSTPITTSTDTTPTSTTETSTPTTISRVTSPSTTSVVTTATSSSETSTSRSTSETSTAASTAATSTDTFAPTATMTTSTSTSPTTTGTSTTTLGTSTFPSSTPITTSTDTKPTSTTETSTPTTTTSTSTSPTTTGTSTTTLGTSTHPSSTPITTSTDTTPTSTTETSTPTTISMVTSPSTTSVVTTATTTMTTSTSQSPTTTSTSTTTLGTTSTAATSTDTFTPTATMTTSTSQSPTTTGTSTTTLGTSTFPSSTPITTSTDTTPTSTTGTSTPTTISMVTSPSTTSVVTTATSSSETSTSRSTSEMSTAASTAATSTDTFTPTATMTTSTSQSPTTTSTSTTTLGTSTFPSSTPITTSTDTTPTSTTGTSTPTTISRVTSPSTTSVVTTATSSSEISTSRSTSETSTAASTAATSTDTFTPTATMTTSTSQSPTTTSTSTTAASTAATSTDTFAPTATMTTSTSESPTNTSTTTTTLGTSPSTTSLVTTATSSSEISTSQSISETSTAASTAATSTDTFTPTATMTTSTSTSPTTTSTSTTTLSTDTTPTSTTGTSTPTTISRVTSPSTTSVVTTATSSSETSTSRSTSEGTSTPTTISRVTSPSTTSVVTTATSSSETNHQHLYNSHGNKDPSSHHVQQPPYPTSSSVVSTPTSTMEISTSRSTSETSTATRTAGTSTATFTSTATTPSSTSVVTMPTRTSELSRATISSETSLSTSASEIPTTTSTSEVSTPSNTTVVTRTITTSEIPTTTRTSTTAMWTSTFPSTMPISTSEVSTPSSTSVVTTPTSTSEISISTSTSKMSTTASTAGTSTATFTSTATTSTSTSVVTIPTRTSEIPTNTSTSTTTLGTSIFPSTSPTSTSTDTTPASPTETSMGTRISMVTTPTSTSEISMPSSTSVVTMLTSTSETSMATSTSDISAATSTSLVTRGITTTETQTTASTSTSAMRRSTFTPSMPTSTSEIPTTTSTSVVTTSTRPSEIPMSTSASTVTFPASTSVVTSPASTSEISTPSSTSLVTTPTSTAEVTTPTTTSEIPRTTSTPTTTSGTSRFPSTMAMSTSTDTTPASTSEISTPGQCQNGGTWLDTHCKCPDGYEGTYCQYAKETIELKDVTVNATVEMKAKIDNRNFTEDLKNKTSAAYRDFEKEFKEQMRKVYKHLEGYQDVEIHELTNGSILVNYTVLLKVLVSATVNATVETISQNLVKAVNNNTFCNSSCVGANCDFCFNSNFTNITSYEVNEVESNLCDNYIVEDLKPYYTLLITNTSVFCVSVCDKRSPDPHNCIHGKCIVMLSGPQCECSDQSAFWYQDSMCSSRISKIGVAVGVPVTVLVVTIAIFTVLLVRAKRQKDDYRVQLTSYRDLYCDEEESWNNTEGFSSVNQAATLEEPYSTSYINLQKVDTSQKIHIKRPSVIVP; encoded by the exons acagccaccatgaccaccagcacctctacaagccccacaaccaccggcacctctactacaaccttgggaacaagcacctttccttcctccacacccatcaccacctctacagacaccaca acctccacagacaccttcacttcTACacccaccatgaccaccagcacctctcaaagccccacaaccaccggcacctctactacaaccttgggaacaagcacctttccttcctccacacccatcaccacctctacagacaccacacccaccagcaccactggaacctcaacacccactacaatttcaatggtcacctcgccctccaccacctctgtggtcaccacagccacca ccaccatgaccaccagcacctctacaagccccacaaccaccggcacctctactacaaccttgggaacaagcacctttccttcctccacacccatcaccacctctacagacaccacacccaccagcaccactggaacctcaacaccctctacaatttctagggtcacctcaccctccaccacctctgtggtcaccacagccaccagctcttcagaaacatccacctcgagaagcacctcggaaacgtccacagcagccagcactgctgcaacctccacagacaccttcactcctacagccaccatgaccaccagcacctctacaagccccacaaccaccggcacctctact tctagggtcacctggccctccaccacctctgtggtcaccacagcc tccaccacctctgtggtcaccacagccaccagctcttcagaaacatccacctcgagaagc accatgaccaccagcacctctacaagccccacaaccaccggcacctctactacaaccttgggaacaagtacacatccttcctccacacccatcaccacctctacagacaccacacccaccagcaccactgaaacctcaacacccactacaatttcaatggtcacctcgccctccaccacctctgtggtcaccacagccaccagctcttcagaaacatccacctcgagaagcacctcggaaacgtccacagcagccagcactgctgcaaccaccacagacaccttcgctcctacagccaccatgaccaccagcacctctcaaagccccacaaccaccagcacctctactacaaccttgggaacaagcacctttccttcctccacacccatcaccacctctacagacaccacacccaccagcaccactggaacctcaacacccactacaatttctagggtcacctcgccctccaccacctctgtggtcacctcagccaccagctcttcagaaacatccacctcgagaagcacctcggaaacgtcc accttgggaacaagcacctttccttcctccacacccatcaccacctctacagacaccacacccacc ccctccaccacctctgtggtcaccacagccaccagctcttcagaaatatccacctcgagaagcacctcggaaacgtccacagcagccagcactgctgcaacc agcacctctcaaagccccacaaccaccagcacctctactacaaccttgggaacaagcacctttccttcc gcaacctccacagacaccttcgctcctacagccaccatgaccaccagcacctctcaaagccccacaaccaccagcacctctactacaaccttgggaacaagcacctttccttcctccacacccatcaccacctctacagacaccacacccaccagcaccactgaaacctcaacacccactacaatttcaatggtcacctcgccctccaccacctctgtggtcaccacagccaccagctcttcagaaacatccacctcgagaagcacctcggaaacgtccacagcagccagcactgatgcaacctccacagacaccttcgctcctacagccaccatgaccaccagcacctctcaaagccccacaaccaccagcacctctactacaaccttgggaacaagcacctttccttccccaacacccatcaccacctctacagacaccacacccaccagcaccactgaaacctcaacacccactaca accttcactcctacagccaccatgaccaccagcacctctcaaagccccacaaccaccagcacctctactacaaccttgggaacaa ccagcactgctgcaacctccacagacaccttcactcctacagccaccatgaccaccagcacctctcaaagccccacaaccaccggcacctctactacaaccttgggaacaa ccaccatgaccaccagcacctctgaaagccccacaaccaccagcacctctactacaaccttgggaacaagcacctttccttcctccacacccatcaccacctctacagacaccacacccaccagcaccactgaaacctcaacacccactacaatttctagggtcacctcgccctccaccacctctgtggtcaccacagccaccagctcttcagaaacatccacctcgagaagcacctcggaaacgtccacagcagccagcactgctgcaacctccacagacaccttcgctcctacagccaccatgaccaccagcacctctacaagccccacaaccaccggcacctctactacaaccttgggaacaagcacctttccttcctccacacccatcaccacctctacagacaccaaacccaccagcaccactgaaacctcaacacccactaca accaccagcacctctacaagccccacaaccaccggcacctctactacaaccttgggaacaagtacacatccttcctccacacccatcaccacctctacagacaccacacccaccagcaccactgaaacctcaacacccactacaatttcaatggtcacctcgccctccaccacctctgtggtcaccacagccacca ccaccatgaccaccagcacctctcaaagccccacaaccaccagcacctctactacaaccttgggaacaa ccagcactgctgcaacctccacagacaccttcactcctacagccaccatgaccaccagcacctctcaaagccccacaaccaccggcacctctactacaaccttgggaacaagcacctttccttcctccacacccatcaccacctctacagacaccacacccaccagcaccactggaacctcaacacccactacaatttcaatggtcacctcgccctccaccacctctgtggtcaccacagccaccagctcttcagaaacatccacctcgagaagcacctcggaaatgtccacagcagccagcactgctgcaacctccacagacaccttcactcctacagccaccatgaccaccagcacctctcaaagccccacaaccaccagcacctctactacaaccttgggaacaagcacctttccttcctccacacccatcaccacctctacagacaccacacccaccagcaccactggaacctcaacacccactacaatttctagggtcacctcgccctccaccacctctgtggtcaccacagccaccagctcttcagaaatatccacctcgagaagcacctcggaaacgtccacagcagccagcactgctgcaacctccacagacaccttcactcctacagccaccatgaccaccagcacatctcaaagccccacaaccaccagcacctctact acagcagccagcactgctgcaacctccacagacaccttcgctcctacagccaccatgaccaccagcacctctgaaagccccACAAACACCAGCACcactactacaaccttgggaaca tcgccctccaccacctctctggtcaccacagccaccagctcttcagaaatatccACATCTCAAAGCatctcggaaacgtccacagcagccagcactgctgcaacctccacagacaccttcactcctacagccaccatgaccaccagcacctctacaagccccacaaccaccagcacctctactacaaccttg tctacagacaccacacccaccagcaccactggaacctcaacacccactacaatttctagggtcacctcgccctccaccacctctgtggtcaccacagccaccagctcttcagaaacatccacctcgagaagcacctcggaa ggaacctcaacacccactacaatttctagggtcacctcgccctccaccacctctgtggtcaccacagccaccagctcttcagaaaca aaccaccagcacctctacaacAGCCATGGGAACAAGGACCCTTCTTCCCACCACGTCCAACAGCCCCCCTACC ccaccagcagctctgtggtCTCAACGCCCACCAGCACCATGGAAATATCCACTTccagaagcacctcggaaacttCCACAGCAACCCGCACTGCTGGAACCTCCACAGCCACCTTCACTTCCACAGCCACCACTCCCTCCagcacctctgtggtcaccatgCCCACCAGAACCTCTGAACTCTCCAGAGCTACTATCAGCTCTGAAACTTCCTTGTCCACCAGCGCCTCCGAAatccccacaaccaccagcacctctgaagtCTCCACACCCTCCAACACCACTGTGGTCACCAGGACCATCACCACCTCTGAAATCCCCACAACCACCAGGACCTCTACAACAGCCATGTggacaagcacctttccttccacCATGCCCATCAGCACCTCTGAAGTCTCAACGCCCAGTAGCACCTCTGTGGTCACAACTCCCACCAGCACCTCAGAAATATCCATCTCCACGAGCACCTCCAAAATGTCCAccacagccagcactgctggAACCTCCACAGCCACCTTCACTTCTACAGCCACCACGTCCACCAGCACTTCTGTGGTCACCATACCCACCCGCACCTCTGAAATCCCCACGAACACCAGCACCTCTAcaacaaccttgggaacaagcatcTTTCCTTCCACCTcgcccaccagcacctctacagacaccacacccgccaGCCCCACTGAAACCTCCATGGGCACCAGAATTTCTATGGTCACCACGCCCACCAGCACCTCAGAAATCTCAATGCCCAGTAGCACCTCTGTAGTCACCATGCTCACCAGCACTTCTGAAacctccatggccaccagcacctctgacATCTCCGCAGCTACCAGCACCTCTTTGGTCACCAGGGGCATCACAACCACTGAAACCCAAACAACTGCCAGCACCTCTACATCAGCCATGCGAAGAAGCACCTTCACTCCCTCCATGCCaaccagcacctctgaaatccCCACAACTACCagcacctctgtggtcaccacgtCCACCCGCCCCTCTGAAATCCCAATGTCCACCAGTGCCTCTACTGTCACCTTTCCCGCCAGCACATCTGTGGTCACCTCACCCGCCAGCACCTCTGAAATCTCAACACCCAGTAGCACGTCTCTGGTAACCACTCCCACCAGCACCGCTGAAGTCACCACGCCCACCACCACCTCTGAAATCCCCAGGACCACCAGCACCCCTACAACAACCTCGGGAACAAGCAGATTTCCCTCCACAATGGCCATGAGCACCTCTACAGACACGACGCCCGCCAGTACATCTGAAATATCAACGCCCG GTCAATGCCAGAACGGGGGCACCTGGCTTGACACCCATTGCAAATGTCCTGATGGTTATGAGGGCACGTACTGCCAGTATGCCAAGGAAACCATCGAGCTCAAAGATG TAACGGTGAATGCAACGGTGGAGATGAAGGCGAAGATTGACAACAGGAATTTCACAGAAGACCTGAAAAATAAGACCTCTGCAGCTTACCGAGATTTTGAGAAGGAATTCAAGGAGCAG ATGAGGAAGGTTTACAAACATttagagggctaccaagatgtgGAGATCCACGAACTGAC CAACGGCAGCATTCTGGTGAACTACACCGTCCTCCTGAAGGTGCTCGTCAGCGCCACAGTGAACGCTACGGTGGAGACCATCTCCCAAAACCTCGTCAAAGCCGTCAATAACAACAccttctgcaacagcagctgcGTAGGAGCCAACT GTGATTTCTGTTTCAACTCCAACTTCACCAACATCACCAGCTACGAGGTGAACGAGGTTGAAAGCA ATCTGTGCGACAATTACATCGTGGAGGACCTCAAGCCCTACTACACCCTGCTCATCACCAACACCAGCGTCTTCTGCGTTAGCGTATGTGACAAACGATCTCCTGATCCTCACAACTGCATCCACGGCAAGTGCATCGTGATGCTCTCGGGACCACAGTGCGA GTGCTCGGACCAGTCGGCGTTCTGGTACCAAGACAGCATGTGCAGCTCACGGATCAGCAAGATCGGGGTGGCCGTAGGGGTACCGGTGACCGTGTTGGTGGTGACCATCGCCATCTTCACCGTCCTCCTGGTGCGGGCTAAGAGGCAGAAGGACGACTACAG GGTTCAGTTGACCTCCTACAGGGACCTCTATTGTGATGAGGAGGAAAGCTGGAACAACACTGAGGGCTTCTCCAGCGTCAACCAGGCAGCTACATTGGAAG AGCCCTATAGCACCTCCTACATCAACCTGCAGAAGGTGGACACCTCGCAGAAG ATCCACATCAAACGACCGTCCGTCATCGTTCCCTGA
- the LOC134509445 gene encoding mucin-2-like yields STPITTSTDTTPASTTGTSTPTTTTMTTSTSTSPTTTSTSTTTLGTSTFPSSTPITTSTDTTPASTTGTSTPTTTTMTTSTSESPTTTSTSTTTLGTSTFPSSTPITTSTDTTPTSTTGTSTPTTTTMTTSTSQSPTTTSTSTTTLGTSTFPSSTPLTTSTDTTPASTTGTSTPTTTTMTTSTSQSPTTTSTSTTTLGTSTFPSSTPITTSTDTTPTSTTGTSTPTTTPITTSTDTTPTSTTGTSTPTTTTMTTSTSESPTTTSTSTTTLGTSTFPSSTPITTSTDTTPTSTTGTSTPTTISMVSTPITTSTDTTPTSTTGTSTPTTTTMTTSTSQSPTTTSTSTTTLGTSTFPSSTPITTSTDTTPASTTGTSTPTTTTMTTSTSESPTTTSTSTTTLGTSTFPSSTPITTSTDTTPTSTTGTSTPTTTTMTTSTSQSPTTTSTSTTTLGTSTFPSSTPITTSTDTTPTSTTGTSTP; encoded by the exons tccacacccatcaccacctctacagacaccacacccgccagcaccactggaacctcaacacccactacaa ccaccatgaccaccagcacctctacaagccccacaaccaccagcacctctactacaaccttgggaacaagcacctttccttcctccacacccatcaccacctctacagacaccacacccgccagcaccactggaacctcaacacccactacaa ccaccatgaccaccagcacctctgaaagccccacaaccaccagcacctctactacaaccttgggaacaagcacctttccttcctccacacccatcaccacctctacagacaccacacccaccagcaccactggaacctcaacacccactacaa ccaccatgaccaccagcacctctcaaagccccacaaccaccagcacctctactacaaccttgggaacaagcacctttccttcctccacaccactcaccacctctacagacaccacacccgccagcaccactggaacctcaacacccactacaa ccaccatgaccaccagcacctctcaaagccccacaaccaccagcacctctactacaaccttgggaacaagcacctttccttcctccacacccatcaccacctctacagacaccacacccaccagcaccactggaacctcaacacccacta ccacacccatcaccacctctacagacaccacacccaccagcaccactggaacctcaacacccactacaa ccaccatgaccaccagcacctctgaaagccccacaaccaccagcacctctactacaaccttgggaacaagcacctttccttcctccacacccatcaccacctctacagacaccacacccaccagcaccactggaacctcaacacccactacaatttcaatggtc tccacacccatcaccacctctacagacaccacacccaccagcaccactggaacctcaacacccactacaa ccaccatgaccaccagcacctctcaaagccccacaaccaccagcacctctactacaaccttgggaacaagcacctttccttcctccacacccatcaccacctctacagacaccacacccgccagcaccactggaacctcaacacccactacaa ccaccatgaccaccagcacctctgaaagccccacaaccaccagcacctctactacaaccttgggaacaagcacctttccttcctccacacccatcaccacctctacagacaccacacccaccagcaccactggaacctcaacacccactacaa ccaccatgaccaccagcacctctcaaagccccacaaccaccagcacctctactacaaccttgggaacaagcacctttccttcctccacacccatcaccacctctacagacaccacacccaccagcaccactggaacctcaacaccc